A window of Vespa velutina chromosome 15, iVesVel2.1, whole genome shotgun sequence contains these coding sequences:
- the LOC124954453 gene encoding protein phosphatase 1 regulatory subunit 12A isoform X12, protein MSLETRSSSALFKRAEQLKRWEQSETNREPAQPRQVTRKIKFSDDCVFLAACAAGDKEEVVRLLQKGADINTGNVDGLTALHQACIDDDLDMVEFLVEQGADINRGDNEGWTPLHATASCGFISIAKYLIEQGCNLAAVNNDGELALDIAEKVEMEDMLQQHINKAGIDCDQARSEEERSMLNDARAWRSGAAGKDSMHPRTGATALHVAAAKGYIKVMNILLQARCDVNAQDFDGWTPLHGAAHWGQLETCKLLVDNFCDMDIKNYAGQTAFDVADADILKDLEELKQKQLTMMKDHPQIINKKQPSVPKKRISTSTDNTVTTQESPEILEEETPNKVKKVEVEIQSDKDDSSTGTNSDVEATRETDMEESDGEVVSETSSESRSSTCSNQSDKSNQSNHSTCLTDDEKKNRVNKEETASHSPLSPIEINKVPNQAPVLPPKQQTDNNEEGVVPSWRRSGSFRSRIQNVEELEDKDKSTKLLNTPNKITTEPEVVLRRTHSFETDEKLLWLFIIKSMLTCLCWFLQSML, encoded by the exons ATGTCTCTCGAGACTCGTTCGAGCTCGGCTCTATTTAAAAGAGCCGAACAGCTGAAACGTTGGGAACAATCTGAAACAAATCGAGAACCGGCCCAACCGCGTCAAGTAACAAGGAAAATCAAATTTTCCGATGATTGTGTCTTCTTGGCGGCATGTGCGGCAGGCGACAAGGAGGAGGTTGTGCGTTTACTCCAAAAAGGGGCGGACATCAACACCGGAAACGTCGATGGTCTCACGGCGTTGCACCAG GCATGCATCGACGATGATCTGGATATGGTAGAATTTTTGGTAGAACAAGGAGCAGATATAAATCGTGGGGACAATGAAGGATGGACGCCCCTACATGCTACAGCATCTTGTGGCTTCATATCAATAGCTAA ATATTTGATAGAGCAAGGGTGCAATTTGGCAGCAGTTAACAATGACGGCGAATTGGCCCTTGATATCGCAGAAAAGGTTGAAATGGAGGATATGCTACAGcaacatataaataaagcaG GCATAGATTGTGATCAAGCCAGAAGCGAAGAGGAAAGGTCAATGTTAAATGATGCAAGAGCTTGGAGATCAGGAGCAGCAGGCAAAGATTCAATGCATCCTAGAACAGGAGCTACGGCACTTCATGTTGCTGCTGCTAAAGGCTACATCAAAGTCATGAA tattCTCCTTCAGGCTCGATGCGATGTTAATGCACAAGATTTCGATGGATGGACACCTTTACATGGTGCAGCACATTGGGGTCAATTAGAAACTTGTAAACTACTTGTGGATAATTTTTGTGATATGgacataaaaaattatgca gGACAAACTGCTTTTGATGTTGCTGATGcagatattttaaaagatttagaagaattgaaacaaaaacaattaaCTATGATGAAAGATCATccacaaataattaataaaaaacaacCTTCTGTACCAAAGAAACG taTTTCAACTAGTACTGATAATACTGTAACGACACAAGAGAGTCCTGAAATTCTAGAAGAGGAAACGccaaataaagttaaaaaagtaGAAGTGGAAATTCAATCTGATAAAGACGATTCTAGTACTGGAACGAATAGCGACGTCG AAGCAACACGAGAAACAGATATGGAAGAGAGTGATGGCGAAGTTGTTTCTGAAACTAGCTCAGAATCACGCTCTTCCACCTGCTCCAATCAGTCTGATAAGTCTAACCAATCAAACCATTCCACATGTCTTACAGATGATG aaaagaaaaacagagtgAACAAAGAGGAAACTGCAAGTCATTCTCCGCTATCTCCTATTGAAATCAATAAAGTTCCTAATCaa gcTCCAGTATTGCCTCCTAAGCAGCAAactgataataatgaagaggGAGTTGTTCCATCCTGGAGGCGTTCAGGTTCTTTCAGAAGTAGAATACAAAATGTAGAag aACTTGAAGATAAGGACAAAAGTACTAAGTTGCTGAATACACCAAACAAAATTACTACTGAACCGGAGGTAGTATTAAGAAGAACACACAGTTTTGAGACAGACGAGAA GCTCCTCTGGTTGTTCATCATAAAATCTATGTTAACATGCTTATGTTGGTTTTTGCAAAGTATGTTGTAG
- the LOC124954453 gene encoding protein phosphatase 1 regulatory subunit 12A isoform X6, with the protein MSLETRSSSALFKRAEQLKRWEQSETNREPAQPRQVTRKIKFSDDCVFLAACAAGDKEEVVRLLQKGADINTGNVDGLTALHQACIDDDLDMVEFLVEQGADINRGDNEGWTPLHATASCGFISIAKYLIEQGCNLAAVNNDGELALDIAEKVEMEDMLQQHINKAGIDCDQARSEEERSMLNDARAWRSGAAGKDSMHPRTGATALHVAAAKGYIKVMNILLQARCDVNAQDFDGWTPLHGAAHWGQLETCKLLVDNFCDMDIKNYAGQTAFDVADADILKDLEELKQKQLTMMKDHPQIINKKQPSVPKKRISTSTDNTVTTQESPEILEEETPNKVKKVEVEIQSDKDDSSTGTNSDVEATRETDMEESDGEVVSETSSESRSSTCSNQSDKSNQSNHSTCLTDDEKKNRVNKEETASHSPLSPIEINKVPNQAPVLPPKQQTDNNEEGVVPSWRRSGSFRSRIQNVEELEDKDKSTKLLNTPNKITTEPEVVLRRTHSFETDEKRKEIKLNLELSRTPQGSNTLSPTSPSKTSPLSALPTTTITTANTMTTTIATSPVPVNQIRSVQPTEATSTLLSSANNTVPVSGTPTTPGGSKLSPGNIFKNFFKSFVPPVRDEESETQRKAHAKRVRETRRSTQGVTLDEIKSAEQLVKKKQQNNEVPSLTAPSPQQPAASVSNTASITATITTATPTTVTANKPSEESNLPERRPSWRLRVDNGSKFQLEDANNRSPDITSTYMRRPSGGTGIPRPSSAPVETITPSPAETTVTLPLRRSLKPSEDKEQDKENDSRNAQATQAVIQRRRRPKRRSTGVVHVDMDEIDPEKQDVSAGGDFEDTKVNHSESGNDRPGRSNRLGSVSSISSEISSASTRIKSTTSENGEIDYKKLYEESQAENERLREKLKRSDEQLKEVRSLLDKAQNSQNKSVLSEAEKRERRAMERKLSEMEEELKQLQKLKAENERLKAENRALTRVVSKLTNTTK; encoded by the exons ATGTCTCTCGAGACTCGTTCGAGCTCGGCTCTATTTAAAAGAGCCGAACAGCTGAAACGTTGGGAACAATCTGAAACAAATCGAGAACCGGCCCAACCGCGTCAAGTAACAAGGAAAATCAAATTTTCCGATGATTGTGTCTTCTTGGCGGCATGTGCGGCAGGCGACAAGGAGGAGGTTGTGCGTTTACTCCAAAAAGGGGCGGACATCAACACCGGAAACGTCGATGGTCTCACGGCGTTGCACCAG GCATGCATCGACGATGATCTGGATATGGTAGAATTTTTGGTAGAACAAGGAGCAGATATAAATCGTGGGGACAATGAAGGATGGACGCCCCTACATGCTACAGCATCTTGTGGCTTCATATCAATAGCTAA ATATTTGATAGAGCAAGGGTGCAATTTGGCAGCAGTTAACAATGACGGCGAATTGGCCCTTGATATCGCAGAAAAGGTTGAAATGGAGGATATGCTACAGcaacatataaataaagcaG GCATAGATTGTGATCAAGCCAGAAGCGAAGAGGAAAGGTCAATGTTAAATGATGCAAGAGCTTGGAGATCAGGAGCAGCAGGCAAAGATTCAATGCATCCTAGAACAGGAGCTACGGCACTTCATGTTGCTGCTGCTAAAGGCTACATCAAAGTCATGAA tattCTCCTTCAGGCTCGATGCGATGTTAATGCACAAGATTTCGATGGATGGACACCTTTACATGGTGCAGCACATTGGGGTCAATTAGAAACTTGTAAACTACTTGTGGATAATTTTTGTGATATGgacataaaaaattatgca gGACAAACTGCTTTTGATGTTGCTGATGcagatattttaaaagatttagaagaattgaaacaaaaacaattaaCTATGATGAAAGATCATccacaaataattaataaaaaacaacCTTCTGTACCAAAGAAACG taTTTCAACTAGTACTGATAATACTGTAACGACACAAGAGAGTCCTGAAATTCTAGAAGAGGAAACGccaaataaagttaaaaaagtaGAAGTGGAAATTCAATCTGATAAAGACGATTCTAGTACTGGAACGAATAGCGACGTCG AAGCAACACGAGAAACAGATATGGAAGAGAGTGATGGCGAAGTTGTTTCTGAAACTAGCTCAGAATCACGCTCTTCCACCTGCTCCAATCAGTCTGATAAGTCTAACCAATCAAACCATTCCACATGTCTTACAGATGATG aaaagaaaaacagagtgAACAAAGAGGAAACTGCAAGTCATTCTCCGCTATCTCCTATTGAAATCAATAAAGTTCCTAATCaa gcTCCAGTATTGCCTCCTAAGCAGCAAactgataataatgaagaggGAGTTGTTCCATCCTGGAGGCGTTCAGGTTCTTTCAGAAGTAGAATACAAAATGTAGAag aACTTGAAGATAAGGACAAAAGTACTAAGTTGCTGAATACACCAAACAAAATTACTACTGAACCGGAGGTAGTATTAAGAAGAACACACAGTTTTGAGACAGACGAGAA aaggaaagaaatcaaattaaatttggAATTATCAAGAACGCCACAGGGAAGCAATACACTTTCACCAACATCTCCATCTAAAACATCACCACTAAGTGCACTGCCAACTACAACCATTACAACTGCCAATACAATGACAACGACAATTGCTACTAGTCCTGTTCCTGTGAATCAGATACGCAg TGTTCAACCAACGGAAGCTACATCTACACTTCTATCGAGTGCAAACAATACTGTACCAGTATCTGGAACTCCCACTACACCTGGAGGGAGCAAGCTAAGTCCAGGAAATATCTTCAAGAATTTCTTCAA aTCCTTTGTCCCACCTGTTCGTGATGAAGAAAGTGAAACACAAAGAAAAGCACACGCGAAGAGAGTACGAGAAACTCGGCGTTCGACTCAGGGAGTAACATTAGATGAAATCAAAAGTGCAGAACAacttgtaaagaaaaaacaacaaaacaaCGAAGTGCCCAGTTTGACAGCACCTTCTCCGCAG CAGCCTGCAGCTTCTGTCAGCAATACAGCCTCAATCACAGCTACAATAACAACAGCAACTCCTACCACAGTGACTGCAAATAAACCTTCTGAAGAATCTAATTTGCCTGAAAGGCGACCTTCTTGGAGACTCAGGGTAGATAATGGAAGCAAG tTTCAGTTAGAGGATGCAAATAACAGGTCACCTGACATTACATCTACTTATATGAGAAGGCCATCCGGTGGAACTGGTATACCCAGACCATCATCTGCACCTGTGGAAACGATCACGCCAAGTCCTGCAGAAACTACTGTAACATTACCACTTCGACGATCATTAAAACCATCTGAAGACAAAG aacaagataaagaaaatgatagcAGAAATGCACAAGCTACTCAAGCAGTTATACAAAGGAGAAGGAGGCCTAAAAGACGTTCTACGGGTGTTGTTCATGTTGATATGGAt GAAATAGATCCTGAGAAACAAGACGTATCTGCTGGTGGTGATTTTGAGGATACTAAAGTGAATCACAGTGAG AGTGGAAATGATAGACCTGGGAGGTCGAATAGACTAGGTTCTGTATCATCAATATCATCTGAAATATCTTCAGCTTCAACAAGAATCAAATCTACGACTTCAGAAAATGGTGAAATTgactataaaaaattatatgaagaaTCTCAAGCAGAAAATGAAAGACTTAGAGAAAAACTTAAGCGATCAGATGAACAATTGAAAGAAGTTAGAAGTTTATTAGATAAAGCACAGAATTCCCAGAACAAGTCTGTTTTATCTGAGgcagaaaaaagggaaaggagggCCATGGAGAGAAAGTTATcagaaatggaagaagaattaAAG CAATTACAAAAGCTCAAAGCTGAAAATGAGAGATTGAAAGCCGAAAATCGGGCACTTACCCGCGTCGTATCCAAACTCACCAATACTACTAAATAG
- the LOC124954453 gene encoding protein phosphatase 1 regulatory subunit 12A isoform X10, with amino-acid sequence MSLETRSSSALFKRAEQLKRWEQSETNREPAQPRQVTRKIKFSDDCVFLAACAAGDKEEVVRLLQKGADINTGNVDGLTALHQACIDDDLDMVEFLVEQGADINRGDNEGWTPLHATASCGFISIAKYLIEQGCNLAAVNNDGELALDIAEKVEMEDMLQQHINKAGIDCDQARSEEERSMLNDARAWRSGAAGKDSMHPRTGATALHVAAAKGYIKVMNILLQARCDVNAQDFDGWTPLHGAAHWGQLETCKLLVDNFCDMDIKNYAGQTAFDVADADILKDLEELKQKQLTMMKDHPQIINKKQPSVPKKRISTSTDNTVTTQESPEILEEETPNKVKKVEVEIQSDKDDSSTGTNSDVEATRETDMEESDGEVVSETSSESRSSTCSNQSDKSNQSNHSTCLTDDEKKNRVNKEETASHSPLSPIEINKVPNQAPVLPPKQQTDNNEEGVVPSWRRSGSFRSRIQNVEELEDKDKSTKLLNTPNKITTEPEVVLRRTHSFETDEKFYEQYLALHARIKASSCPTLHRCNAVSPTHTNATTRSASLRETHRRKEIKLNLELSRTPQGSNTLSPTSPSKTSPLSALPTTTITTANTMTTTIATSPVPVNQIRSVQPTEATSTLLSSANNTVPVSGTPTTPGGSKLSPGNIFKNFFKSFVPPVRDEESETQRKAHAKRVRETRRSTQGVTLDEIKSAEQLVKKKQQNNEVPSLTAPSPQQPAASVSNTASITATITTATPTTVTANKPSEESNLPERRPSWRLRVDNGSKFQLEDANNRSPDITSTYMRRPSGGTGIPRPSSAPVETITPSPAETTVTLPLRRSLKPSEDKEQDKENDSRNAQATQAVIQRRRRPKRRSTGVVHVDMDEIDPEKQDVSAGGDFEDTKVNHSEKKNTRKAYNSCRFKSSSISKWKFHFWK; translated from the exons ATGTCTCTCGAGACTCGTTCGAGCTCGGCTCTATTTAAAAGAGCCGAACAGCTGAAACGTTGGGAACAATCTGAAACAAATCGAGAACCGGCCCAACCGCGTCAAGTAACAAGGAAAATCAAATTTTCCGATGATTGTGTCTTCTTGGCGGCATGTGCGGCAGGCGACAAGGAGGAGGTTGTGCGTTTACTCCAAAAAGGGGCGGACATCAACACCGGAAACGTCGATGGTCTCACGGCGTTGCACCAG GCATGCATCGACGATGATCTGGATATGGTAGAATTTTTGGTAGAACAAGGAGCAGATATAAATCGTGGGGACAATGAAGGATGGACGCCCCTACATGCTACAGCATCTTGTGGCTTCATATCAATAGCTAA ATATTTGATAGAGCAAGGGTGCAATTTGGCAGCAGTTAACAATGACGGCGAATTGGCCCTTGATATCGCAGAAAAGGTTGAAATGGAGGATATGCTACAGcaacatataaataaagcaG GCATAGATTGTGATCAAGCCAGAAGCGAAGAGGAAAGGTCAATGTTAAATGATGCAAGAGCTTGGAGATCAGGAGCAGCAGGCAAAGATTCAATGCATCCTAGAACAGGAGCTACGGCACTTCATGTTGCTGCTGCTAAAGGCTACATCAAAGTCATGAA tattCTCCTTCAGGCTCGATGCGATGTTAATGCACAAGATTTCGATGGATGGACACCTTTACATGGTGCAGCACATTGGGGTCAATTAGAAACTTGTAAACTACTTGTGGATAATTTTTGTGATATGgacataaaaaattatgca gGACAAACTGCTTTTGATGTTGCTGATGcagatattttaaaagatttagaagaattgaaacaaaaacaattaaCTATGATGAAAGATCATccacaaataattaataaaaaacaacCTTCTGTACCAAAGAAACG taTTTCAACTAGTACTGATAATACTGTAACGACACAAGAGAGTCCTGAAATTCTAGAAGAGGAAACGccaaataaagttaaaaaagtaGAAGTGGAAATTCAATCTGATAAAGACGATTCTAGTACTGGAACGAATAGCGACGTCG AAGCAACACGAGAAACAGATATGGAAGAGAGTGATGGCGAAGTTGTTTCTGAAACTAGCTCAGAATCACGCTCTTCCACCTGCTCCAATCAGTCTGATAAGTCTAACCAATCAAACCATTCCACATGTCTTACAGATGATG aaaagaaaaacagagtgAACAAAGAGGAAACTGCAAGTCATTCTCCGCTATCTCCTATTGAAATCAATAAAGTTCCTAATCaa gcTCCAGTATTGCCTCCTAAGCAGCAAactgataataatgaagaggGAGTTGTTCCATCCTGGAGGCGTTCAGGTTCTTTCAGAAGTAGAATACAAAATGTAGAag aACTTGAAGATAAGGACAAAAGTACTAAGTTGCTGAATACACCAAACAAAATTACTACTGAACCGGAGGTAGTATTAAGAAGAACACACAGTTTTGAGACAGACGAGAA GTTCTATGAGCAGTACTTGGCATTACACGCTCGTATCAAGGCATCTTCCTGCCCTACTCTCCATCGTTGTAACGCAGTTTCTCCTACTCATACCAATGCTACAACACGTTCTGCATCTCTGCGCGAAACACACAG aaggaaagaaatcaaattaaatttggAATTATCAAGAACGCCACAGGGAAGCAATACACTTTCACCAACATCTCCATCTAAAACATCACCACTAAGTGCACTGCCAACTACAACCATTACAACTGCCAATACAATGACAACGACAATTGCTACTAGTCCTGTTCCTGTGAATCAGATACGCAg TGTTCAACCAACGGAAGCTACATCTACACTTCTATCGAGTGCAAACAATACTGTACCAGTATCTGGAACTCCCACTACACCTGGAGGGAGCAAGCTAAGTCCAGGAAATATCTTCAAGAATTTCTTCAA aTCCTTTGTCCCACCTGTTCGTGATGAAGAAAGTGAAACACAAAGAAAAGCACACGCGAAGAGAGTACGAGAAACTCGGCGTTCGACTCAGGGAGTAACATTAGATGAAATCAAAAGTGCAGAACAacttgtaaagaaaaaacaacaaaacaaCGAAGTGCCCAGTTTGACAGCACCTTCTCCGCAG CAGCCTGCAGCTTCTGTCAGCAATACAGCCTCAATCACAGCTACAATAACAACAGCAACTCCTACCACAGTGACTGCAAATAAACCTTCTGAAGAATCTAATTTGCCTGAAAGGCGACCTTCTTGGAGACTCAGGGTAGATAATGGAAGCAAG tTTCAGTTAGAGGATGCAAATAACAGGTCACCTGACATTACATCTACTTATATGAGAAGGCCATCCGGTGGAACTGGTATACCCAGACCATCATCTGCACCTGTGGAAACGATCACGCCAAGTCCTGCAGAAACTACTGTAACATTACCACTTCGACGATCATTAAAACCATCTGAAGACAAAG aacaagataaagaaaatgatagcAGAAATGCACAAGCTACTCAAGCAGTTATACAAAGGAGAAGGAGGCCTAAAAGACGTTCTACGGGTGTTGTTCATGTTGATATGGAt GAAATAGATCCTGAGAAACAAGACGTATCTGCTGGTGGTGATTTTGAGGATACTAAAGTGAATCACAGTGAG aaaaagaacacaAGGAAAGCCTACAACAGCTGCAGGTTTAAGAGCTCAAGCATCAGCAAATGGAAGTTCCATTTTTGGAAATAG